A region of Microtus ochrogaster isolate Prairie Vole_2 linkage group LG1, MicOch1.0, whole genome shotgun sequence DNA encodes the following proteins:
- the LOC101988559 gene encoding alveolar macrophage chemotactic factor: protein MSLLPCHAAHIPGGSRSLFTVLSFLLLLTLQQHLAEGGPSAVLTATTELRCVCLTITSRVNPKMIANMEVIAAGPQCPRVEVIAKLKNKKEVCLDPEAPLMKKIIQKILDSGNKKTKRNALALEKSPRP, encoded by the exons ATGAGCCTCCTGCCCTGCCATGCTGCCCACATCCCTGGCGGTTCCCGCTCGCTGTTCACGGTGCTGTCGTTTCTGCTGCTGCTCACACTGCAGCAGCATCTAGCAGAAG GAGGCCCTTCCGCGGTCTTAACCGCCACAACGGAGCTGCGTTGCGTTTGCTTAACCATAACTTCAAGAGTTAATCCCAAAATGATTGCTAATATGGAGGTGATCGCTGCAGGTCCACAGTGCCCCAGGGTGGAAGTCAT aGCTAAGTTGAAGAACAAGAAGGAGGTCTGTCTGGACCCAGAAGCTCCTTTGATGAAGAAAATCATTCAGAAAATACTGGACAG TGGaaataagaaaaccaagagaaatgcACTTGCCCTGGAAAAATCGCCCAGGCCTTAA